The Helicobacter kayseriensis genomic sequence GCAATTCCCAAAGCGACAATAGATTGCGTGACAACATTGCCAATCTCATTTTTTGCAATAGAAATAATTGGAATTTCTAGAATCTGGAAAATTGCTCTATCTTCTTGGGCAGGAACAACCAAATTAGAATCTACAACAATAACTCCCCCCTTTTTAATGCCACTTTTAAACTGATCATAGCTTACCTGAGCTGTAGAAAGCATAAAATCAATGCTTCCCTCCATCGCATAGGGATAAAAAATTTCTTCTTCATCCAATAAAATATCGACCTTTGTCGGACCACCACGCACTTGACTAGTATAGCTTGCTGCTTTAATTGCATAGCCTCCACTTTCGATTTTTGATTCGGCCAAAATCTCCCCTGCAAGCAAAACTCCCTGACCCCCAACTCCACAAAATCTCAATTGTTTTCTCATTTTTCACCCCCTTGCATTTTGATTTGAATCTCTTTATATGCTTGAGAATATTCCACCTTTTCTTCTTGGTGCAAGATTCCTGTGGGAAATTTTCCTCTTTTTTCATTCTCATCAAGAAGATCAAACTTTGACTTTGAGATAGTCAATGAATCAATCCAATTTAAATTTTGCACAGCTTCGCCCATTTTGTTTTTTCGCCCCAGATTAATATGACAATTACTAAAAATCTCCATAAAGCTAAAACCATTATGTGCAAATCCTTCGCTCAAAATTTTTTCCATTTTTTTGGGATACAAAACACTCTCTCTTGCGATAAATGAAGCTCCTGCGGACTTTGCCAAAGAACATGCATCAAAACTTGGATCAATGTTTCCATATTCAGCAGTAGCAGTCCAAAATCCCTTTGGCGTTGTGGGAGAAGTTTGTGAATTAGTCAATCCATAAATAAAATTATTGACAAGAACAAGATTTAGATCAATATTTCTGCGACAAGCATGAATGGTGTGATTCCCACCGATTGCCAATGCATCCCCATCTCCACATACAACGATGACTTTTTTATCCGGATTGGCAAGCTTAATTCCTGTTGCATAGGCTAAAGCTCTACCGTGTGTGGTATGCACAGTGTTGCAGTTAATATAAGAACTCATACGCCCACTACACCCAATTCCACTGACAACACACACATCTTTCATATCCCAACCATTAGTCGCAATAGCACGAATAATGGATTTCAAGATCACTCCATCTCCGCACCCCCAACACCATAATGTCGGCATTTTTTCAATACGCAAATATTGATCATAATTAAAAGCCATTGTTTCCTCCTTGGATTCTTTGCATGATTTCTCGAACCATTACATCAGGATCAATTGGACGGCCATCATATTGTCCTATAAAATCAACCTTATGTCCAAGCATTTGCTCTACCTCAAAAACATATTGACCGCGGTTTAATTCTATCACGCACACTTTTTGATTTTCTTTGATATGTTGCTTGAGAGCTTGAGGGGCAAGAGGATAGAGAATCTTTGGAGATAAGATTCCCACTTTTTTCCCCTCGCTTCTCAAAATATGCATAGCTTCGATTGCTGCCAAACACACCGACCCATAAACAATCAAAACATATTCTGCATCCTCAAGCATATATGTCTGGAAATGGGCAATTTCTTCAGCCCTGCTCTCAATTTTTCCACAAAGGCGCTCAACCAAATTTTGTGCAAGATTCCGATCTTCAGTAGGAAACCCTCCCTTTCCATGATGCAATCCTGTCACATGATAAAAATACCCCTCAAAGAATGGATTGAGAACTGCTGGAGAATTTTGAGGAACATCATAGGGAAGATATTCTTTTGGATCTCCAGAAAAACGCTTCCGATGTAAAATCTCAATCTCAGATACTTCAGGCAAGACAACCTTTCCATACATATGCCCAATTGTTTCATCAAGCACCAAAAATACAGGCGTCATCAATTCTTCTGCAAGATTAAAGGCTTTAATTGTTTGAAAATAAATTTCTTCTAAATTTGAAGGAGCTACCATTACAGCCTTAAAATCACCATGCGTAGGATGCTTTAAAAATTCAATATCTCCTTGAGATACACGTGTAGGCAAACCTGTCGATGGTCCTCCCCTCATAACATCCACAATCACAAGAGGAATTTCAGCCATAA encodes the following:
- a CDS encoding 2-oxoacid:acceptor oxidoreductase family protein, which produces MRKQLRFCGVGGQGVLLAGEILAESKIESGGYAIKAASYTSQVRGGPTKVDILLDEEEIFYPYAMEGSIDFMLSTAQVSYDQFKSGIKKGGVIVVDSNLVVPAQEDRAIFQILEIPIISIAKNEIGNVVTQSIVALGIAVELSQAIDRDLVFETMKKKVPSKVLDLNIKAYELGEKYAREQKLVSK
- a CDS encoding 2-oxoglutarate ferredoxin oxidoreductase subunit beta, which gives rise to MAFNYDQYLRIEKMPTLWCWGCGDGVILKSIIRAIATNGWDMKDVCVVSGIGCSGRMSSYINCNTVHTTHGRALAYATGIKLANPDKKVIVVCGDGDALAIGGNHTIHACRRNIDLNLVLVNNFIYGLTNSQTSPTTPKGFWTATAEYGNIDPSFDACSLAKSAGASFIARESVLYPKKMEKILSEGFAHNGFSFMEIFSNCHINLGRKNKMGEAVQNLNWIDSLTISKSKFDLLDENEKRGKFPTGILHQEEKVEYSQAYKEIQIKMQGGEK
- a CDS encoding 2-oxoglutarate synthase subunit alpha is translated as MRELVISGNELVALAAIDAGCRFFGGYPITPSSEIAHTMSALLPKHNGTFIQMEDEISGICVALGASMSGKKAMTASSGPGISLKAEQIGFAFMAEIPLVIVDVMRGGPSTGLPTRVSQGDIEFLKHPTHGDFKAVMVAPSNLEEIYFQTIKAFNLAEELMTPVFLVLDETIGHMYGKVVLPEVSEIEILHRKRFSGDPKEYLPYDVPQNSPAVLNPFFEGYFYHVTGLHHGKGGFPTEDRNLAQNLVERLCGKIESRAEEIAHFQTYMLEDAEYVLIVYGSVCLAAIEAMHILRSEGKKVGILSPKILYPLAPQALKQHIKENQKVCVIELNRGQYVFEVEQMLGHKVDFIGQYDGRPIDPDVMVREIMQRIQGGNNGF